A segment of the Thermodesulfobacteriota bacterium genome:
CGCTCGCCGGCGTTCACTTCTCGATATCCCGGTGGAGGATCCGAATTTCCCGGCCCTCGGTCTCCAGGCGCCGGCCGAGCTCTTCGATCAGGCTCACCGAGCGATGCCGTCCACCGGTGCACCCGATGGCAGCGGTCACCGAGGTCTTGCCTTCCTTCTCGTACTGGGGCAGGAGAAAGACCAGGAGGTCCAGGAACCGGCGCAGGAACTCCTGGGCCTCCGGGGCGGCGAGCACGTAGTCCTGGACCGGCTCCTCGGTGCCCACCCGGCGCTGGAGGGACGCAACGAAGTAGGGATTGGGAAGGAACCGCACGTCCAGGAGGATGTCGGCTTCGTGGGGAATGCCGTACCGGTACCCGAAACTCAGCAGGTTCACCTGGAGCGTCTGCTCCTCGGGTCCCTGGCGAAAATACTGCCAGACGGCCTTCTTGAGGTCGTGGACGCTCATCTCCGAGGTATCGATCACCCGGTCGGCCCACCCCTTGAGCTCTTCGAAGAGCCGTCGCTCCTCACGGATCCCGTGGGGCACGGAGAGATCCTCGGCCAGGGGATGCCGGCGGCGGGTCTCGCTGAAGCGCCTCACCAGCACGTCGTCGGAGGCCTCGAGGTACAGGATCTCGGTGCGCAACCCCAATCGTTCCACTTCCTGGAACGCCGCCCGGTACCGGTCGAGGAAGTGACGTTCCCTCAGATCCATGCCCAGGGCCACGCGCCGCAGGTCACCCCCCGCCAGCACGCTCAGCTCCAGGAACTTGGGCAGGAGCTCCACAGGAAGGTTGTCCACACAGAAGAAGCCCAGGTCCTCCAGCGCCTTGAGGGCCGAGCTCTTGCCGGAGCCCGAGAGTCCCGTCACCACCACCAGCCGGACCCGGCTCACTCCTCCTCCCCCCCCTCGCTCGAAAGTGCCGCGCGCAGCCGCTCCTGCAACCGAATCGCCGAGTGGTGCCCCATGGCCTTGAGCATGTGGTTGCGCGCCGCCACCTCGACGACCGAAGAGATGTTGCGTCCCGGGGCCACCGGCACCCGCAGGTACGGCACGTCCACCCCGAGGATCGCGTACGCTCGCTCGTCGAAACCCAGGCGGTCGTGGACCTCCGCGTCCTTCCAGGGGACGAGCTCGATGACCAGCTCCACCTCCTTTTCGTCCCGGATGGCCGTAATCCCGAACAGGTCCTGGATGTTGAGGATCCCGAGGCCGCGAATCTCCATGTGGTATCGAATGACCCCTTCGCCCCGGCCCACCAGGCGAAACGGGGGGATCAGCCGCACCTGCACCACGTCGTCGGCCACGAGACGATGCCCCCGAAGCACCAGGTCCATGGCGCACTCACTCTTGCCGATGCCGCTGCGTCCCACCAGTAGGATCCCCACCTCCATCACGTCGACCAGCACGCCATGGAGGCGGGTGAGGGCAGCGAGGTGCTCCTCCAGGAACCGGGAAACCCGCTCGATGAAGACGGAGCTGCGAAGCGCGGTGCGCAGCAGCGGGGTGCGCGTCCGGTGGGCCTCCTCCAGGAACAGGGGAGCGACCGGGAGGTTCTTGGTCACCACGAAACACGCCACCCCCAGGCCGAACACGCCGCGCACGACCGCGTCGCATCGCTCGGTCGGCAGGGTGTCGAGGTAGGACATCTCGGTCGAGCCCAGAATCTGGACGCGGTACTGGCGCACCTGCTCGGTAAAACCGGCCAGGGCCAGACCCGGCTTCTGGATCCGTGGAACGCGAATCTTGTTGGAGAGCCCCTGCTCCCCTGCCAGGAGCTCCAGGCCAAGCCGGTTCCCCGTGTCGTGGAGCAGGTCTTCTACCGCAATCTCCGGCATCCGGCGGGCCCCGTCAGTACTTCGCGTCCTCGCGGGAGATGACCTCGAAGAGGGCTTCCTGGGTCTGCGCCTGGAGCAGCTCCTCCCGGAACCCGCGGTCCTTGAGGAGGCGGGAAATGCGGGCGAGCGCCTTGAGGTGGGTGCTGGCCGAGTTCTCCGGGGCGACGAGGAGGAAGAAGAGCTGCACCGGGGCTCCGTCCATGCTGTCGAACTCCACCCCTTCGGGACTTCGGCCGAAGACCGCCACCACGGACTGGAGCTCCTTGAGCTTGCCGTGGGGGATCGCGATCCCCTCGCCGATACCGGTGCTTCCGAGCTTCTCGCGGTCCAGCAGCACCTGGACGGCATCCCGGGCGCTGCGGACCACCCCCGTGGAGACCAGGACCTCGGCCAGCTCCGCGAGCACTCCCTGCTTGTCTCGCGCGACCAGACGGGGAACGATCCTGCCCTTCTGGAGAAAATCCAGCAGCTTCATGCCGACCGCCTCTCCTGGAAGACCCGGCCGTGATCGCGGCTCACTGGGGCTCGATCAGCCCGTAGTTGCCATCTTCGCGCCGGTACACCACCTTGACCTTGCTGTCCAGGTCGGTGAAGACGAGGAAGGGCCGACCCGCAAGGTCCATCTCCATCACGGCTTCGTCCACGTTCATGGGGTGGGTCGTGTAGTGCTCGGTCTGGATGACCCGAGGCGTCTCCTCCTCGAAGCTCTCATAGGCGAACACCTGCTCGCGCACGCTGCGCCGCTCGCGGCTGCTCAGGGGCTGGTGCCGCTTGAGCTTCTCCTTGTAGCGCTTGAGCTGGCGCTCGAGCTTGCCCACCACGTTGTCGATGGCCGCGTAGAAGTCGCTGGTCTCCTCCTTGGCGATGACCCGCATGCCGTTGGCGCGCAGGCTCACCTCCGCCGTGTGGCGGATCTTCTCCTGCCCCAGCACGACGTGCCCCTCCACCATCCCGTCGAAGAACTTGGTGAGCCGCTCCACCTTCTCGATGGCGTAGGCCTTCAGAACATCGCTGGGTTCTACGTGTCGGAACGTAATGTTGAGATTCATGCAGACCTCCGGCTTGTCCGCGAGGGAAACGAGCGGCGAAATGTAGCAGACGCCCCCGGGTGTGTCAATTTGGGCTGTTGCCCTCGAGCTGCCCCTCGTGCTCGTCCGCGCAATCCGTGGGTCGGCCCTGCTTCCTTCAGGGGTGACGTCGGAGGGTAGGGCGCGGTCGCCGGACGCGCCGTGCTCCTGGGTGGTGACGCCGACGAACCCCCCAGGACGCCCCGGCGAGGTCTCCCTGCCCGACCCAGACCCACGTTCGGAGGCCGGGGCTAACGCCCCGCGCCGGGACGGCCGATACGCCCCGGGGACTCGACGGAGCCGGAGCGCCATGGAACCCCTTGCCACCTTCGCAGCGATCGAGAGCCTTTACGCCCGCGTGCTCGAGCTGACCGATCGCCAGGAGCAGTGCCTGCGCGCCGGAAGGCTGGCCGAGCTCCAGCCGCTCCTGGGCGCCAAGGAAGAGGCTTTGGCGGAGGCCGGCGCACTGCTGGCCCGGGTCAAGGCGTCGGGGGAGGAAGCGTGGGCGTCGGGGGCACGGGAATCCCTGCGCCGGGTCGGAGAGCTCTTGGGGGCTCTCGTGGCCGCCGAGGACCGGTGCCGCGCCCTGGCGCCTCCCCCTGCCCCGTCCCCTCCTCCCAACCGGGTCGCTGCCGCCTACCTCGCCTCCCGGCGCTGACCCTCCCCGGTGTGCCCCCCGGGGCGCCTCCTCCCGGTGCCGTCCCGGATCGTGTGGGTGGACCCACGAAAGAAGCGATCCCGGCCACCCGTCCAGCCGAAGCCCCGCTCAGGGAAGATCCACGGCTGTTCCGCGCGGATCGAGATGGAATCCATTTCTCCATCGCCCCGCTAAAGGTTCCCCTTCCTTCGGCCGATGAGTGCACACGACGGAGAATGCCTCTGCCCAAGGATGGGATCATGAGCATCTCGGAGTTCACCCTCCACAACGTGCTGCGCACCTATACGCGGCAGGAGCGCCTCGGGCAGGCCCACCGGGCGCTCCACCGGGGCGGCGCTCCGCCCCCCCCTTCCGGGGACCAGATCCAGCTGAGCCCCGCTGGGCGCAAGATCCACTGGGCGGGCCAGCTCGCGGCCGAGGTGGTGGATCGGCGCCATCCGGGCCTCGCCCCCGAGGACCGCGCCGAGCGCGTCCGCCATACGGCAGACGCGCTCGTGGCCCGCCATCGGGAAGAGATCGGAGACGACGCCCTCAGCACCGAAGCCTTCGCGCAGCTTCTGCGCCCCCTGTACCTGCGATAGCGGCCCGTGTCCGCGGTCGCCGGCCTTCGCCGCGCTCGCCTCCAGAGGCCTGACTCCTCAGGTCGCCCGGGGAGCGGAGGCGTTTGCCCCAGCTCGCTCTCCATATTGACACCCCCAGGCGCCGCTGCTAGGATGCCCGCGATTTTCCTAGCATAAATGCGCCCTTCGAGGGTCAGGAGAAGCGGCCATTACCAGCGGCGAGCCCCAGCGCACGAGGGACGAGCTCATCGAGGAGTACGCGCCCCTCGTCAAGTACATTGCCGAACGCCTCTCCGCCCGCCTCCCTTCTTCCATCGAGGTGGAGGACCTCATCAATACAGGGGTCCTCGGCCTCATCGACGCCATCGACAAGTTCGTCACCGAACGCGGGGTCAAGTTCAAGACCTACGCCGAGTTCCGCATCCGGGGCGCGATGCTCGACTACCTGCGCCGCCAGGACTGGGCGCCCCGGTCGATGCGCCGAAAGGAGAAGGAGCTCTCCACCGTCTTCCGGCGCCTGGAGCAAAAGCTCAAACGACAGGCAACCCACGAGGAGGCCGCCGCGGAGATGGGGGTTCCGATGGAGGAGTTCAACAGCCTCCTCTACAAGGCTCGGGGGTTGTCGCTCCTCTCCCTGAACCGCCCGCGATCCGACGATGGGGACGAGGAGGTCAAGGAACTGGGGGACTACATCCCCGACGAGCCCGAGAACAGCCCTTACGAGCTGCTCAAGAAACAGGAAGTGCGGGACGTGATCGCCCTGCAGATCGACGGCCTCCCCGAAAAGGAACGGATGGTGGTCTCCCTCTACTACTTCAACGAGCTGACCATGAAGGAGGTCGGCCACATCCTGGGCGTGACCGAGTCGCGAGTGAGCCAACTCCACTCCTCGGCGATCCTGCGGCTTCGGGGGTTCCTGGACGGGCTCTTCTGACGGGTCGCGGCGAAGCAATGACCCGGTTGGCTCGCGCGGCGCCGCAGACGCTGCGACGGTTTCCCTCAAGCTCTGCGCCCGTCTGGCCGATCCTGCCCGCTGCGGCGGCTGTTGCGCTTTGCTCCCGTAGCCTTCCTCCTTGGATCTGCCCATGTCCGAGCTGCTGAGCCAGGACGAAGTCAACGCGCTGCTCCAGAGCGTGCCCCTCCTGGAGGAGTCGCCCAGCCCCTCCGCGGCAGCGCCCGCAACACCCGTGTCGCTGGCCGCCATGGCCCAACCCGGCTACCGCAAGCGCGCCAGCCGCTACGACTTCAAGCGTCCCAATCGGATCTCGAAGAACGTCCTCCAGAGCCTTCACTTCCTCCACGAGCGCTACGCCCGCAACCTGGCCCTGAACCTCTCGGCGTACCTGCGCACCATTGCCGACATCGTGCTCTTGAGCGTGGATCAGCTCTCCTACGCCGAGTTCCTGATGAGCCTGCCCGAGACCACCTGCATCAACGTGGTGAAGCTCGCCCCCCAGGGGGGGACGCTGGCCTACGAGGTCAACCCGACGCTGGTCTTCGCCATCATCGAGAAGCTCATGGGGGGATCTTCGGAAACACCCACGGTGAACCGGGAAATCACCCTCATCGAGCAGCAGCTCGTGGAAGGGTTCATCCAGATGTCGCTGCGCGACCTCCAGGAGGCCTGGCAGACCATCGGCGACGCCCGCTTCTACCTGGAGCGGCAGGAGACGAGCCCCCAGCTCGTGCAGATCGTAGCGCCCAACGAGATCGTGGTCGTGATCGTGTACGAGGTGAAGATCGGGCAGAGCTCCGGGATGATGAACTTCTGCATTCCGGCCATCTACCTGGAACCCTTTGCCGTCGAGCTCAAGCAGGAGAACCGCACGGACATCACGACGCGGATGACCTCCGACGACCATCGGCGCATCGAGGAGGTACTGGCCAGGGCTCCCGCCACCTTGAGTGCCGATCTGGCCGACAAGCGCATGGCCATTCGGGACCTGCTGGCGCTGCGGGTGGGCGATCTCCTGCCCCTGGATCGGGAAACCGGCAGTCCCGTCAAGGTGAAGGTGGCGGGCATCCCCAAGTTCCTGGCCTCCTTCGGGAGCCGGAAGAATCGGCGGGCCGTGCGCATTCTTTCCGCCCTCCAGGACGCTTCGGGGAACACCCCGGACCAGGAGGACGACGCCGGGGGATTCGAGGCTGCCGTAGCCGCCCGGGGCTAGTCCCGGACGGGATCTTCGGAGGGTCTGGCACGACATCGGGACCGGCGCAGCCGCAGGGGGCTGCCGGCTGCCGGAATCCACGGCGGGCAACGGATGGGTCCCCTCCGGGTCCCCGTTGCCTTTTCCACAGGGAGGACGAGCCCTCGATGGCCGACATCCTGTCCCAGGACGAGATCGACCGGCTCCTCGTCGCCGCCGGCACGGAGCCGGCGCCGGAGGAGGCAGAGCTCAGCACCGCTCAGGTGCAGGCCGTGGAGCGCCTGGCGCGGGTGTTCTTCGCCGGCGCCAACTCGGCCCTGGCCGCCCTGCTGGCTCGGCCCGCTTCCGTTTCGGAAGGGCTCGGGCAGGCGGTCACCGTGGCCGATCTCGACACCACCCGTCACGTGCTCTTCGTCTTCCCCTTCCGCTCGGGGCTCTCGGGAGAGGTGGTCTTCCTGCTTCGCCACCGGGAGGCCTCCCAGTTGGCCGACCTGATCCTGGGAGGGGAGGGAACCGCCAAGGACGCCCTGGACGAGGCGGACCTGGACGCCCTGAAGGAGGCCATGACCCAGGTGGCCGGAAGCGGAGCGCCGAACCTGTCCGCGGCGCTCGGCCGCGAGGTCGCCTTTGCTCCGCCGGAGGTGCGGGAAGCCAGCCGGGGGCAGCTGCCGTCCGTGTTGGGCTGGCCTCAGGCGTTTCTCAGCGCAGGAACCGCCGCGGTTCCCGGCGTGCTCGACACCCCCTTCCGGTTCCTGGTCTCCCCGAACGTGGCACGGGAGATGGCCCACCTGGCCCGGGCCGGCGCCGGCCCGTCTCCCGGCCGGGAAGAGCCCCCTCCCCAGCCCGCCAGCTCCGAGCCAGCACAGCCTCGGTCCGGTCCGGCGCCGGCGCCGGCGGCCCACCAAGACCTGCACAACATCGATCTCATCCTGGACATCGAAGTGGAGGTCATGGTGCGCCTGGGCGAGTCGGTGGTGCCCTTGAAGGAGATTCAGAGGCTGCGGCCCGGGTCGATCATCAATCTCGACAAGGAGACCGACGCCCCCGTGGAGCTCGTGGTCAACGATCGGGTCATCGCCAAGGGGGAGCTGGTGGTGGTGGGGTCCGATCACTTCGCCCTTCGCATCACCGAAGTCGAGACGCCCACCGAGCGCATTCGCACCCTGGGCCCCTGAAGCCCTTCGACGCACCCAGCATGATCCGCGACTGGACCCGGGACTTCCTCCAGCGCAGCGGGGTCCTCTTCCAGGGCCCCGCGCCCTGGGGCGAGGCGGCGTGCATCGACGCGCAGGGCTCTCGCCTTCTTCTCGCCCCGCTCCCCGGGTCCGACGCTCCTCCCCTGGAGCCGGGCCGCCCCGCCGCGTTCCAGGTCGCAACGGCCCAGGGCTTCCTGCGCGTTCCCGGTACCCTCTCCGGCCCGCGGGTGATTGCGATCAACGGTGTGCCCCAGGAGGTCTGGCCGTTCGACGCGAACCCGGGGGACATGGTGCGGATCAACCGCCGGGCGCACTTCCGGGTTTCCGTGAATCTCAAGGGAGAGCTCCGTCTCTTCTCGGAAGCGGACGCACGCGCGCTGGGCGCCGGGGCCGCGCTCGAGGGCACGGCCGCCGCTCCAACCCACCTGGAGAGGCTTGCCAACGAGCTTTCCCGGGACAGGCGGCCGTGTCGGGTATGGGACCTGGGCCTCGGCGGCGTCCAACTCGTCACCACGCCGCCCCAGGCAGCCCCCCCCACGGCCGCGCTCCTCGACCTCGCCCTGGGCCCCGGGGAGACCCTGCGCAACCTTCCCGGTCAGGTGGTGGAGAGTCGCCCGGAGCCCGACGGGGGAGAGTTTCCCCTCCGTGTGCGGCTGCGCTTCGATCCCCTGGGGGGCGCGGTGGAAGCGCGCCTGTCCAGGTATGTCACCCAGGTGCAGAGGGAGCTGCTCCAGAAGGGGATTCGGGGATAGGGGGCAGGGGGGCGGGGGGCAAACCGATCGGTCGGATCCGGCCGATCCGTCCGATCGGACCCGTCACCGGTCACGTCCCACGCTGCTCCAGCAGAGCCACGGCGTGGGCCGAGATGCCCTCTTCGCGGCCTTCGAAGCCCAGGCCCTCGGTGGTGGTGGCCTTCACCGTGACGCCGCCGGCGGCGAGGCCCAGGGCGGCCGAGAGATTGGCCTCCATCTGGGAGACGTGGCGGGCGATCTTGGGGCGCTCGGCCACGAGGGTGGCGTCCACCCGTCGCACCGCGAGCCCCCGCTCCCGGACGCGGTCCGCCACGTGGCCCAGCAGGGCAAGGCTCGAGGCGCCCGCCCAGGCGGGATCGGTGTCGGGAAAGTGGCGCCCCAGATCCCCGAGCCCTGCGGCCCCCAGGCACGCGTCCGCCACCGCATGGGCCAGCACGTCGGCGTCCGAGTGCCCCAGGAGGCCCTTCTCATGGGGCAGGTCCACGCCGCCGAGTACGAGCTTTCGCCCCGCCACGAGCCGGTGCACGTCGTAGCCGTGCCCCACGTGGAGGGCCGGTGCCCATCCGCAGTCTTTCGGGGAGGCCTCCACCGCG
Coding sequences within it:
- the rapZ gene encoding RNase adapter RapZ gives rise to the protein MSRVRLVVVTGLSGSGKSSALKALEDLGFFCVDNLPVELLPKFLELSVLAGGDLRRVALGMDLRERHFLDRYRAAFQEVERLGLRTEILYLEASDDVLVRRFSETRRRHPLAEDLSVPHGIREERRLFEELKGWADRVIDTSEMSVHDLKKAVWQYFRQGPEEQTLQVNLLSFGYRYGIPHEADILLDVRFLPNPYFVASLQRRVGTEEPVQDYVLAAPEAQEFLRRFLDLLVFLLPQYEKEGKTSVTAAIGCTGGRHRSVSLIEELGRRLETEGREIRILHRDIEK
- the hprK gene encoding HPr(Ser) kinase/phosphatase, coding for MPEIAVEDLLHDTGNRLGLELLAGEQGLSNKIRVPRIQKPGLALAGFTEQVRQYRVQILGSTEMSYLDTLPTERCDAVVRGVFGLGVACFVVTKNLPVAPLFLEEAHRTRTPLLRTALRSSVFIERVSRFLEEHLAALTRLHGVLVDVMEVGILLVGRSGIGKSECAMDLVLRGHRLVADDVVQVRLIPPFRLVGRGEGVIRYHMEIRGLGILNIQDLFGITAIRDEKEVELVIELVPWKDAEVHDRLGFDERAYAILGVDVPYLRVPVAPGRNISSVVEVAARNHMLKAMGHHSAIRLQERLRAALSSEGGEEE
- a CDS encoding PTS sugar transporter subunit IIA produces the protein MKLLDFLQKGRIVPRLVARDKQGVLAELAEVLVSTGVVRSARDAVQVLLDREKLGSTGIGEGIAIPHGKLKELQSVVAVFGRSPEGVEFDSMDGAPVQLFFLLVAPENSASTHLKALARISRLLKDRGFREELLQAQTQEALFEVISREDAKY
- the raiA gene encoding ribosome-associated translation inhibitor RaiA translates to MNLNITFRHVEPSDVLKAYAIEKVERLTKFFDGMVEGHVVLGQEKIRHTAEVSLRANGMRVIAKEETSDFYAAIDNVVGKLERQLKRYKEKLKRHQPLSSRERRSVREQVFAYESFEEETPRVIQTEHYTTHPMNVDEAVMEMDLAGRPFLVFTDLDSKVKVVYRREDGNYGLIEPQ
- a CDS encoding DVU0524 family FlgM-associated protein, producing the protein MSISEFTLHNVLRTYTRQERLGQAHRALHRGGAPPPPSGDQIQLSPAGRKIHWAGQLAAEVVDRRHPGLAPEDRAERVRHTADALVARHREEIGDDALSTEAFAQLLRPLYLR
- a CDS encoding FliA/WhiG family RNA polymerase sigma factor → MTSGEPQRTRDELIEEYAPLVKYIAERLSARLPSSIEVEDLINTGVLGLIDAIDKFVTERGVKFKTYAEFRIRGAMLDYLRRQDWAPRSMRRKEKELSTVFRRLEQKLKRQATHEEAAAEMGVPMEEFNSLLYKARGLSLLSLNRPRSDDGDEEVKELGDYIPDEPENSPYELLKKQEVRDVIALQIDGLPEKERMVVSLYYFNELTMKEVGHILGVTESRVSQLHSSAILRLRGFLDGLF
- the fliM gene encoding flagellar motor switch protein FliM is translated as MSELLSQDEVNALLQSVPLLEESPSPSAAAPATPVSLAAMAQPGYRKRASRYDFKRPNRISKNVLQSLHFLHERYARNLALNLSAYLRTIADIVLLSVDQLSYAEFLMSLPETTCINVVKLAPQGGTLAYEVNPTLVFAIIEKLMGGSSETPTVNREITLIEQQLVEGFIQMSLRDLQEAWQTIGDARFYLERQETSPQLVQIVAPNEIVVVIVYEVKIGQSSGMMNFCIPAIYLEPFAVELKQENRTDITTRMTSDDHRRIEEVLARAPATLSADLADKRMAIRDLLALRVGDLLPLDRETGSPVKVKVAGIPKFLASFGSRKNRRAVRILSALQDASGNTPDQEDDAGGFEAAVAARG
- a CDS encoding FliM/FliN family flagellar motor switch protein, giving the protein MADILSQDEIDRLLVAAGTEPAPEEAELSTAQVQAVERLARVFFAGANSALAALLARPASVSEGLGQAVTVADLDTTRHVLFVFPFRSGLSGEVVFLLRHREASQLADLILGGEGTAKDALDEADLDALKEAMTQVAGSGAPNLSAALGREVAFAPPEVREASRGQLPSVLGWPQAFLSAGTAAVPGVLDTPFRFLVSPNVAREMAHLARAGAGPSPGREEPPPQPASSEPAQPRSGPAPAPAAHQDLHNIDLILDIEVEVMVRLGESVVPLKEIQRLRPGSIINLDKETDAPVELVVNDRVIAKGELVVVGSDHFALRITEVETPTERIRTLGP
- a CDS encoding PilZ domain-containing protein — its product is MIRDWTRDFLQRSGVLFQGPAPWGEAACIDAQGSRLLLAPLPGSDAPPLEPGRPAAFQVATAQGFLRVPGTLSGPRVIAINGVPQEVWPFDANPGDMVRINRRAHFRVSVNLKGELRLFSEADARALGAGAALEGTAAAPTHLERLANELSRDRRPCRVWDLGLGGVQLVTTPPQAAPPTAALLDLALGPGETLRNLPGQVVESRPEPDGGEFPLRVRLRFDPLGGAVEARLSRYVTQVQRELLQKGIRG